From Chryseobacterium shandongense, the proteins below share one genomic window:
- a CDS encoding SusC/RagA family TonB-linked outer membrane protein yields the protein MRLSIILLLLTSTMIAAMAVDLRAQGVTLETRAVPMYQVFKQIEKQTGYLFWYKGKMYGKNTLITIKLVNVPLKAALDQIFADVPFTYEIVEETIVVKEKTSIEQRNSKIEEKQPVKGLVSDENGKPLAGATVTVKGSFQNTVTDEEGRFSLQNVEESAILVISYIGYQSQEVPIRDAERIVLQRSDSKLDEVQVIAYGTTTKRFNLGSVSKITAKEIESQPVSNPLAALIGRIPGADIVQNNGVPGSTFSIQIRGRNSLAQGSEPLFIIDGVPFAPGNSNINLQNSVANGLSAFSSISPNDIESIEVLKDADATAIYGSRGANGVVLITTKKGKAGQTRLSIRHSQGYSDIAKKMKVLSTPEYLELRKEAFANDNIIPSSTPGTEGYAPDLTLWDQNRYTDLRGLIMGETAHNMNSALNVSGGSEKTQFLIGGSFNKESTVFAGDSKYKRGTVNLSLNHRALNDKLEMAFQANYSLESNRLFNGNSLYYSNLPPNLPELYAADGILNWSDNGASFYNPVAFTRKEFASYRKNLITRMQLSYAILKNLDFKTSFGYNDLRSDEKGYDPLSTQDPSGATYLGSVQYADNSFSSWIVEPQMDYTLKKNRNTFHVTVGGSFQKTLNEAQSFTASGYTSDQLLKSLAAATVIGSPFNSYAPYKYAAAFARINYNFDNKYLINLSGRRDGSSRFGPDNQWGNFYAISAGWLFSNETFLANDKDVLSFGKLRSSYGVTGNDQIGNYQYLDTWSPWRAYQGTSALYPSSLYNPNYGWEVNKKYEAGLETAWLKERIFLNLAFFLNRSGNQLIQYILPSQTGHFSINRNFPALIENKGWEMELNGKVFNSKDFGWETGINITIPKNRLLKFENIETSAYRSKYVIGQSLNVIYGYHSMGVNAQTGLYEFQDTNNDAALNSSDYVVSGSRDPKFYGGWSNTFRYRGFNLSTFLQFRKQTGTTILNEVYANSQSFPGMMFNQPGIVLERWKKPGDISSVQKASASTASEAYRIANEYIMQSDAVFGDASYIRLKTVEVSYNVPSEWIKRIGGQSCSLFFQGQNLLTITNYKGWDPETQGTVLAIPPLRSFTFGLSLNY from the coding sequence ATGAGGCTTTCCATTATTCTGCTTTTACTAACTTCTACGATGATTGCTGCGATGGCAGTCGATCTACGTGCACAAGGAGTAACGCTCGAGACTAGAGCCGTGCCGATGTACCAGGTATTTAAACAGATCGAGAAACAAACGGGCTATTTATTCTGGTACAAGGGAAAAATGTACGGCAAGAATACCCTTATTACGATAAAGCTGGTCAATGTACCTCTTAAGGCTGCCCTGGATCAAATATTTGCCGATGTTCCCTTCACTTACGAAATTGTTGAAGAAACAATTGTAGTTAAGGAAAAGACTTCAATCGAGCAGAGGAACAGCAAAATAGAGGAGAAACAGCCTGTAAAAGGACTTGTCAGTGATGAAAATGGCAAGCCACTGGCAGGTGCTACTGTAACGGTTAAAGGGAGCTTCCAAAACACTGTAACAGATGAGGAAGGTAGATTTTCTTTGCAAAACGTGGAGGAAAGTGCGATCCTTGTCATTTCATATATCGGATACCAGTCCCAGGAAGTCCCGATAAGAGATGCCGAAAGGATCGTTCTCCAGAGGAGCGATTCAAAGCTGGACGAGGTGCAGGTGATTGCCTATGGAACGACGACAAAACGGTTCAATTTAGGATCTGTATCGAAAATAACAGCGAAAGAAATTGAAAGCCAGCCTGTCTCGAATCCACTAGCGGCCCTTATCGGGAGGATTCCAGGAGCTGATATTGTACAGAACAATGGTGTTCCCGGCTCTACATTTTCCATACAGATTAGGGGGAGAAATTCGCTGGCACAGGGGTCAGAACCCCTATTTATTATCGACGGTGTGCCTTTTGCACCGGGGAACAGCAACATCAATCTTCAGAACTCGGTTGCCAATGGGCTAAGTGCATTTTCAAGCATCAGCCCCAATGATATTGAGAGCATTGAAGTTCTCAAAGATGCCGACGCCACAGCAATTTACGGAAGCCGCGGTGCCAATGGTGTAGTACTCATCACGACGAAAAAAGGAAAGGCAGGTCAAACCCGGTTGAGCATTCGTCATTCACAGGGATATAGTGATATCGCCAAAAAAATGAAAGTGCTCAGTACACCTGAGTATCTGGAACTGAGGAAAGAAGCTTTTGCTAATGACAACATCATCCCTTCATCTACTCCCGGTACTGAAGGGTATGCACCTGATCTGACATTATGGGACCAAAACAGATATACAGATCTTAGAGGGCTGATCATGGGAGAAACGGCGCACAACATGAACAGTGCGCTCAACGTGAGCGGGGGCAGTGAGAAAACTCAATTTTTGATCGGAGGAAGTTTTAATAAAGAATCGACTGTTTTTGCCGGCGATTCAAAGTACAAAAGAGGAACGGTCAATCTCAGTCTTAATCACCGGGCACTCAATGATAAGCTTGAAATGGCCTTTCAGGCCAACTATTCTCTGGAATCCAATCGGCTTTTTAATGGTAATTCGCTCTATTACAGCAACCTGCCACCGAATCTTCCGGAACTTTATGCCGCCGACGGCATACTTAACTGGAGCGACAACGGCGCTTCGTTCTATAATCCCGTCGCTTTTACCCGTAAAGAATTTGCTTCCTATCGTAAGAACCTTATTACAAGAATGCAGCTCTCTTACGCGATCCTAAAAAATCTGGACTTCAAAACATCCTTTGGATACAATGACCTGCGAAGTGATGAAAAAGGGTACGATCCATTATCTACCCAAGATCCCTCTGGGGCTACGTATTTAGGATCTGTGCAATATGCGGACAATTCATTTTCAAGCTGGATCGTAGAGCCACAAATGGACTATACATTAAAAAAAAACAGAAATACCTTTCATGTGACCGTTGGCGGAAGTTTTCAAAAGACGCTGAATGAAGCACAGTCTTTTACCGCTTCAGGATATACAAGTGATCAGTTGCTGAAATCCCTTGCCGCTGCCACAGTGATAGGCAGTCCTTTCAATTCCTATGCACCCTATAAATATGCTGCCGCTTTTGCCAGGATCAATTACAACTTCGATAATAAATACCTTATCAACCTATCCGGGCGAAGGGACGGTTCCAGCCGCTTCGGACCGGATAATCAGTGGGGAAACTTTTATGCCATCAGTGCAGGCTGGCTATTTTCCAATGAAACGTTCCTTGCCAATGATAAAGACGTACTTTCTTTCGGAAAACTAAGGAGCAGTTATGGTGTCACCGGAAATGATCAGATTGGAAATTATCAGTATCTTGATACTTGGTCGCCTTGGAGAGCATATCAGGGAACTTCGGCACTTTATCCCAGCAGCCTGTACAACCCGAACTATGGTTGGGAGGTCAATAAAAAATATGAAGCCGGCCTGGAAACTGCATGGCTAAAGGAACGCATATTCTTAAATCTTGCATTCTTCCTAAACAGGAGCGGTAACCAGTTGATACAATATATCTTGCCGTCACAAACCGGCCATTTCAGTATCAACAGGAATTTTCCTGCGCTGATCGAAAACAAAGGCTGGGAAATGGAACTGAACGGCAAAGTGTTTAACAGTAAAGATTTTGGCTGGGAAACGGGAATCAACATCACCATTCCAAAAAACAGACTACTGAAATTTGAAAATATAGAAACTTCAGCCTACCGGTCGAAATACGTCATAGGGCAGTCATTGAATGTCATTTACGGATACCATTCAATGGGTGTAAATGCTCAAACAGGACTGTACGAATTTCAGGATACTAATAATGATGCTGCGCTTAATAGCTCTGATTACGTGGTGTCAGGATCTCGTGATCCGAAGTTTTACGGAGGATGGTCCAATACTTTTCGCTATAGAGGATTTAACTTAAGTACATTTTTGCAATTTAGAAAGCAAACCGGAACTACTATTCTAAATGAGGTGTATGCCAACTCACAAAGTTTTCCAGGCATGATGTTCAACCAACCCGGTATTGTTCTTGAAAGGTGGAAAAAGCCGGGAGACATAAGTTCTGTCCAAAAGGCATCGGCTTCGACTGCCAGTGAAGCCTACCGCATTGCCAATGAGTACATCATGCAGTCCGATGCCGTCTTTGGAGACGCCTCGTATATCAGGCTGAAAACGGTTGAAGTATCGTACAATGTTCCTTCTGAATGGATCAAAAGAATTGGCGGACAATCCTGTTCTCTATTTTTTCAGGGCCAAAACCTGTTGACGATAACCAACTATAAGGGATGGGACCCGGAAACACAGGGAACTGTGCTGGCCATACCCCCTTTGCGTTCCTTTACTTTTGGACTATCACTTAACTATTAA
- a CDS encoding TlpA disulfide reductase family protein has protein sequence MNNFKGKIAYKNFLLPIIIILLAINTQAQVYSIGDTVESLQAKSMINWPQQEFKYQKGKALILDFWATWCSPCIAEFPKTDSLKNKFAKDLDVIAVTSDKNELVAKFLSTYKKNFGITITSVTDDQLLKRNFPHLVIPHYVWINKKGVVSAITTPEHLNDENVRKLIAGEKLTLPVKNEYEDVATHKVLSPLVEIDEKRGFPALRSYYYLGKYQSGTQSFSTAPMYDKTTNTNRIRAINISLAGLYTLAYLGLENFHISRVIYEGFEELKKDQITKENYFSYDQIIPGDNVKEAYAKMKKFLDMELGATSTLETRRMECLVLKKGRGLRLSPANSKAETVDSRDSTIKNNVPLENLLSIWAFGDKPLFPLDIVDETGLDKRQRISISLALKDKNDVEALITAFKKQGLILTREFREMAVIVLKKK, from the coding sequence ATGAATAACTTTAAAGGTAAAATCGCATATAAAAACTTCTTGCTACCGATCATCATTATTCTTTTAGCTATTAATACACAGGCTCAGGTTTATAGTATAGGTGACACCGTAGAAAGCCTTCAGGCAAAGTCCATGATCAACTGGCCACAGCAGGAATTTAAATACCAGAAAGGAAAAGCTCTCATCCTTGATTTTTGGGCAACATGGTGCTCCCCTTGTATAGCGGAATTTCCCAAAACGGATTCCTTGAAAAATAAATTTGCCAAGGACCTCGACGTTATTGCCGTCACAAGTGATAAAAATGAGCTTGTTGCAAAATTTCTTTCCACTTATAAAAAGAACTTTGGAATAACCATTACTTCCGTTACTGACGATCAGCTGTTGAAAAGAAATTTCCCCCACTTGGTTATCCCGCACTATGTGTGGATCAATAAAAAAGGTGTGGTTTCCGCTATAACAACGCCCGAACACCTTAATGATGAAAACGTCAGAAAGCTTATTGCCGGGGAAAAACTAACTCTTCCCGTTAAAAACGAATATGAGGATGTTGCGACTCATAAGGTACTCAGCCCTCTGGTCGAAATTGATGAAAAACGGGGATTTCCTGCACTGAGGTCCTACTATTATCTCGGGAAATATCAATCTGGAACCCAGTCTTTCAGTACTGCTCCTATGTATGATAAAACAACCAATACCAATAGAATACGCGCGATTAATATATCACTTGCCGGCCTTTATACATTGGCATACTTGGGTTTGGAGAACTTTCATATCAGCAGAGTTATCTATGAAGGTTTTGAAGAACTTAAAAAAGATCAAATCACCAAGGAGAATTATTTTTCCTACGACCAGATCATACCGGGTGACAATGTAAAAGAGGCGTATGCCAAAATGAAAAAGTTTTTGGATATGGAGTTGGGGGCAACTTCTACATTAGAGACCCGGCGAATGGAATGCCTGGTGTTAAAAAAAGGTAGAGGACTGCGATTATCCCCAGCTAATTCAAAAGCAGAAACTGTTGACTCCAGGGACTCAACAATTAAGAATAACGTACCTCTTGAAAATTTGCTAAGTATATGGGCGTTTGGAGATAAACCACTATTTCCTTTAGACATCGTGGATGAAACAGGACTTGATAAAAGGCAACGCATAAGTATATCGTTGGCACTTAAAGATAAAAACGATGTCGAAGCACTGATTACTGCTTTTAAAAAGCAAGGGCTTATCCTTACCCGGGAATTTAGGGAGATGGCCGTTATCGTGCTTAAAAAAAAATAA
- a CDS encoding DNA polymerase III subunit alpha, producing MYLNCHTYHSLRYGTFSVQDLVQSGVEAGAEVLCLTDINTMTAIYEFLKTCKNAGIKPVVGMEFRDEGELLYIVLAKSERALSEINQLLTSHNCDDVPLPRHHPEFLQSFTIYPLENVPAKLLDNEYVGVRPDQVNLLFQKQWQQLVHKMVILQSVTIKNEEEYELHKVLRAIDLNTLITLLQPHQYCQADETMLHQEKLLHYFERYPEIISNTQMILDQCSFDYDFSYPRNKKHYTRDKQNDIKLLTSLAYAGLTVRYGDHHVAARKRVEKELKVIDQLSFSGYFLITWDIVRYSNSMGFMHIGRGSGANSIIAYCLGITDICPLELDLYFERFLNLNRKTPPDFDLDWSWQDRDVILQYIFDRYGKEYVAFCGTNVEFKYRSILREVGKVFGLPKEELDALTTQSMDLHDNNSVVQQVHQYGKMLDQFPNQRSMHSCGILISEEPISNYTALIMPPKGFPIVQFDMHTAEEIGFEKFDILSQRGIGSINDAVKLIRKNRGIQVDIRNTSLSKNEEQCNEFLSIGKTIGCFYIESPAMRGLLRRLKCDNYKVLVAASSIIRPGVAQSGMMKEYIFRHNNPNQFEYFHPVFEEHLGETYGIMVYQEDVIKIALHYGGLPATDGDVLRRAMSGKGRSLAALQKVKDHFFESCKRLGHPEALSTEVYRQIESFAGYSFCKAHSASYAVESYQSLYLKVHYPLEFMVAVINNQGGFYRTEVYIHEARMSGATILNPCVNRSEYQTTLYGTDVYLGFMHLQSMERTIAELIVEDRGKRGNYKSLEDFIKRIPIGIAGIEILIFIDAFRFTGKQKNELLIEARMLLNDFKPEKRMEALFEEPVKEYQLPVLKRDLFEDAFDEIELLGFPVSVSPFDLLISKYRGNVMAKDLVKHHKKQVKMLAYLISRKHVPTKRGTMFFGTWIDAEGNYFDTAHFPDCLEKYPFKGGGCYLLLGTVEVDFHFPTITIMKMAKMPFIPDPRYYHDEDKKYEAHQRIREDVSMTQRQPYPQEHEIGLPRMKMK from the coding sequence ATGTATCTGAACTGCCATACCTATCATAGCCTGCGTTACGGCACTTTCTCTGTTCAAGACTTGGTGCAATCTGGTGTAGAAGCGGGTGCTGAGGTGCTTTGCCTTACTGATATCAATACCATGACTGCTATTTATGAGTTTTTAAAAACGTGTAAAAATGCAGGGATTAAACCTGTGGTGGGAATGGAATTCAGGGATGAAGGTGAACTGTTATATATTGTATTGGCAAAAAGTGAAAGGGCACTTTCCGAAATTAATCAGTTATTGACCAGTCATAACTGTGATGATGTTCCCTTACCCCGGCACCACCCCGAATTTCTGCAATCGTTCACGATTTATCCCTTAGAAAATGTACCTGCAAAGCTCCTGGATAATGAATATGTCGGTGTTCGACCGGACCAGGTGAATCTGTTATTTCAGAAACAGTGGCAGCAACTGGTTCATAAAATGGTAATCCTTCAATCGGTTACCATTAAGAATGAAGAGGAATATGAGCTCCATAAAGTATTACGGGCTATTGACCTGAATACGCTGATTACTTTGCTACAACCCCATCAGTACTGCCAGGCAGATGAAACCATGCTGCATCAGGAAAAACTGCTGCACTATTTTGAGCGGTACCCGGAGATCATCAGTAATACACAAATGATCTTAGATCAATGTAGTTTTGATTACGATTTTTCTTATCCAAGAAACAAAAAACATTATACGCGTGATAAGCAAAATGACATTAAACTATTGACTTCTCTTGCCTATGCAGGGTTAACGGTCAGATATGGTGATCATCATGTCGCCGCAAGGAAAAGAGTTGAGAAAGAACTGAAGGTGATTGATCAGCTTTCCTTCAGCGGGTATTTCTTAATAACCTGGGACATTGTTCGTTACAGCAACAGCATGGGATTTATGCATATCGGTCGTGGAAGCGGAGCGAACAGCATTATTGCGTATTGTTTAGGTATTACCGATATCTGCCCCTTGGAACTTGATTTATATTTTGAGCGTTTTCTGAACCTCAATCGGAAAACCCCGCCTGATTTTGACCTGGACTGGAGCTGGCAGGATCGTGACGTAATCCTGCAATATATCTTTGACCGGTATGGTAAAGAATATGTGGCGTTTTGCGGTACCAATGTGGAATTCAAATACAGATCGATATTACGTGAGGTAGGTAAAGTATTTGGGCTGCCTAAAGAAGAACTCGATGCACTGACTACGCAATCGATGGATTTGCATGATAATAATTCAGTCGTTCAGCAGGTACATCAATATGGTAAGATGCTGGATCAATTTCCCAACCAACGAAGCATGCATTCCTGCGGCATTTTAATTTCGGAAGAACCTATCAGCAATTATACGGCACTCATTATGCCGCCAAAAGGATTTCCCATCGTGCAGTTTGATATGCATACGGCCGAGGAAATTGGTTTTGAAAAATTTGATATCCTGAGCCAAAGAGGAATTGGCAGCATCAATGATGCGGTGAAGCTCATTAGAAAAAACAGAGGTATCCAGGTGGATATCCGCAATACATCCCTGTCGAAAAATGAAGAGCAATGCAATGAATTTTTAAGTATTGGAAAAACCATCGGCTGTTTTTACATCGAAAGCCCTGCAATGCGTGGATTGTTGCGCCGCCTCAAATGTGATAATTACAAAGTCTTAGTCGCAGCTTCATCTATTATCCGGCCGGGTGTAGCGCAGAGCGGAATGATGAAAGAATATATTTTCCGCCACAACAACCCTAACCAGTTTGAGTACTTCCATCCCGTTTTCGAGGAGCACTTGGGTGAAACCTATGGCATTATGGTGTATCAGGAAGATGTAATTAAGATTGCTTTACATTATGGTGGTCTTCCTGCCACGGATGGCGATGTTCTGCGCCGGGCCATGAGCGGTAAAGGCCGTTCATTGGCAGCCCTGCAAAAAGTAAAAGATCATTTTTTTGAATCCTGTAAACGGTTGGGGCACCCTGAAGCATTGAGTACAGAAGTCTACCGCCAGATCGAAAGTTTTGCAGGCTACTCCTTTTGCAAAGCCCATTCCGCTTCGTATGCCGTAGAAAGCTATCAGAGCTTATATTTAAAGGTGCATTATCCACTGGAATTTATGGTCGCGGTCATTAATAACCAGGGCGGATTTTACCGTACGGAGGTGTACATCCATGAAGCCAGAATGTCAGGTGCCACTATCTTAAACCCTTGTGTCAATCGGAGTGAGTATCAGACCACCCTGTATGGGACTGATGTATACTTGGGTTTCATGCACTTACAATCGATGGAAAGAACGATTGCTGAACTCATTGTAGAAGATCGTGGAAAACGAGGAAACTATAAATCTCTGGAAGACTTTATCAAAAGGATTCCTATTGGCATAGCTGGAATAGAAATCCTGATTTTCATAGATGCTTTCAGGTTTACAGGGAAGCAGAAGAATGAACTGTTAATTGAAGCCCGGATGCTACTTAACGACTTCAAGCCTGAGAAAAGAATGGAAGCACTATTCGAAGAACCGGTGAAAGAATACCAGCTTCCGGTACTTAAAAGAGATCTGTTTGAAGATGCTTTTGATGAAATCGAGCTATTGGGATTTCCGGTTTCGGTAAGCCCCTTTGATCTGCTGATTTCCAAATACCGTGGTAATGTGATGGCTAAAGATCTGGTAAAACACCACAAAAAACAAGTCAAGATGCTGGCCTACCTGATTTCCAGAAAGCACGTTCCTACGAAAAGAGGCACGATGTTCTTTGGAACATGGATCGATGCCGAGGGCAATTATTTTGACACGGCTCATTTTCCCGATTGCCTGGAAAAGTATCCATTCAAAGGCGGCGGTTGCTATTTACTCTTAGGAACCGTGGAAGTAGATTTTCATTTCCCTACCATTACTATCATGAAAATGGCTAAAATGCCATTCATTCCCGACCCGAGGTATTACCATGATGAAGATAAAAAATATGAGGCACACCAGCGAATCCGGGAGGATGTGAGTATGACCCAAAGGCAACCTTACCCTCAGGAACATGAGATTGGACTGCCGAGGATGAAGATGAAATGA
- a CDS encoding RagB/SusD family nutrient uptake outer membrane protein, whose amino-acid sequence MALTGCLSSCTKFLDVGSPQDKLVADEVFKDSEKATSAVLGIYSQFMGTSLWYSSGGTTVFTGLSADEFYNTNSSNSAYNELRTNSMTARNSLLDFNIWDRAYKNIYQSNICIEKLRIADRLPDGVRKQLLGEALFTRAFVYFYLVNIFGDVPLIVTANYEISSVQGKDKSSAIYDQIVKDLLEAETLLPDLYVTANRVRPNLKTVQALLSRVYLYTGQWDLALSKSNEVIQSGTYSLDPLDKIFSITGNETIWQLMPVQASWNTTEARQLLPLSTSASALGQIALTDALVLSFQPGDLRKSNFILSKTVSGKTYNFAQKYKAVAIGIVSEYYKVFRLAEQYLIRAEAYARKNNTEAALQDINVIRERAGLSKVDTSTGEIFTLIEKERRAELFAEWGHRWFDLKRSGRALDVLKSKQLDITASDLLYPIPNSVLLANPFIKQNQGYE is encoded by the coding sequence ATGGCTTTAACGGGATGTTTAAGCTCCTGCACCAAATTTTTAGATGTGGGAAGCCCGCAGGACAAACTCGTGGCGGATGAAGTGTTCAAAGACAGTGAGAAAGCAACTTCCGCCGTACTGGGAATTTACTCTCAGTTCATGGGAACATCATTATGGTATTCATCAGGAGGAACTACCGTTTTCACAGGACTGAGTGCCGATGAATTCTATAATACGAACAGCTCAAACAGTGCTTATAATGAACTCCGCACTAATTCCATGACCGCTCGAAATTCACTATTGGATTTCAATATCTGGGACAGAGCGTATAAAAATATATACCAGTCCAATATCTGTATTGAAAAATTACGGATAGCTGATCGGTTGCCTGATGGGGTAAGGAAACAGCTGCTCGGAGAAGCCCTCTTTACGAGAGCGTTCGTCTACTTTTATTTGGTGAATATCTTCGGGGATGTACCATTGATCGTAACCGCCAACTATGAGATCAGCTCTGTACAAGGCAAAGATAAATCCTCTGCAATATATGATCAGATTGTTAAAGATCTTCTAGAAGCGGAAACCCTGTTGCCGGATTTGTATGTAACGGCTAACCGCGTTCGTCCCAATCTTAAAACAGTTCAGGCACTGCTGTCGAGAGTATATCTTTATACCGGGCAATGGGATCTGGCATTGTCAAAGTCAAACGAGGTCATTCAGTCCGGAACGTATAGCCTCGATCCTCTAGATAAAATATTTTCTATTACAGGGAATGAAACCATCTGGCAGCTCATGCCTGTACAAGCTTCCTGGAACACTACCGAGGCACGGCAGCTCCTGCCGTTAAGTACATCGGCATCAGCACTGGGTCAAATCGCGTTGACCGACGCACTTGTGCTTTCCTTTCAACCAGGGGATTTACGAAAAAGTAATTTTATCCTATCAAAAACAGTAAGTGGGAAGACGTACAATTTTGCCCAAAAATATAAAGCGGTTGCTATCGGTATCGTGAGTGAATATTATAAAGTATTTAGACTGGCGGAGCAATATCTGATTCGGGCAGAAGCCTATGCTAGAAAGAATAACACAGAAGCTGCTTTACAGGATATCAACGTCATCAGGGAACGGGCGGGCCTATCGAAAGTGGATACCTCCACTGGTGAAATCTTTACTTTAATCGAAAAAGAACGCAGGGCTGAACTCTTCGCTGAATGGGGACACCGCTGGTTTGATCTTAAGAGGTCAGGGCGTGCACTTGATGTGTTAAAATCCAAGCAACTCGACATCACGGCTTCCGATCTGCTCTATCCCATACCTAATTCCGTGCTTCTCGCCAATCCATTTATCAAACAAAATCAAGGTTATGAATAA
- a CDS encoding RNA polymerase sigma factor: MAPSLIPSEKELLLRLREDDYGAFEIIYRNHSRAIGQRLFRLLKSWDLAEDILQELFIKIWNNRGTIEPDKPLEAYMYRLTSNLVNDYFRSVSRNRRLAEELWHRISEAYNPFDDVSPVELDRELFRSIEKLPEQRKKVFLLCKVEKKSYAEVSRMLQISEAAVNDHITKANRFLKAHYNKAIPYAVVFFCQTLFGQ; encoded by the coding sequence ATGGCCCCCTCTTTAATTCCATCTGAAAAAGAATTGCTGCTTCGGTTGCGGGAAGATGATTATGGTGCATTTGAAATCATCTACCGTAATCATAGCCGAGCAATTGGGCAACGGCTTTTCAGACTGCTTAAATCATGGGATCTTGCGGAAGATATTTTGCAGGAACTTTTTATAAAGATATGGAACAACAGAGGGACTATAGAACCTGACAAACCACTGGAAGCCTATATGTACCGGCTTACAAGCAATCTCGTCAACGATTATTTCCGGAGTGTATCCAGAAACAGAAGACTGGCAGAGGAGTTATGGCATCGCATTTCGGAGGCCTATAATCCTTTTGATGACGTGTCCCCTGTGGAGTTGGACCGGGAGCTGTTTCGTTCTATCGAGAAGCTTCCTGAGCAACGTAAGAAGGTTTTTTTGTTGTGCAAAGTGGAAAAGAAGAGCTATGCCGAAGTGAGCCGTATGTTGCAGATTTCAGAAGCTGCCGTCAATGATCATATCACCAAGGCTAACCGATTTCTAAAAGCCCATTACAACAAGGCCATCCCTTACGCCGTGGTGTTCTTCTGTCAAACCCTATTCGGGCAGTAA
- a CDS encoding FecR family protein, translating into MENYRNTKELFTKYLNNSISKDEYDALLDYFRKEEDDGELHQLVTDAISNEVQEHDPIRLDKAVDIVAIRLRNKLQTRKRFRLKKYLPYAAAILLFSIAANAYYVFIRHKTKIEEQHIVVSAEDIKPGRNAATLTLADGKKIFLNDVSVGAITKDQGISVSKTKSGELVYTLREANGIPANTINTLSTANGETYQIVLSDGTRVWINAATTIQYYANLGASRSRNVKLLAGEAYFEVQKDKNRPFIVETPSQKVEVLGTHFNINSYADEEKTVTTLAEGSVKVSTSGDRVRHFILKPGQQSLNSNNNIQVKQADLQVALAWKDGKIYFKDAPIQEVLRQVSRWYNIQVEYQGAPTEEVFNGGIKRSANLSGVLRILELSNVNFKLIKRNNNNVLIVTKTN; encoded by the coding sequence GTGGAAAATTATCGTAATACCAAAGAACTCTTTACTAAGTATCTGAACAATAGTATCAGTAAGGATGAATATGATGCGCTGCTGGATTATTTTAGAAAAGAAGAAGATGATGGGGAGCTGCATCAACTTGTTACAGATGCAATCTCAAATGAGGTTCAAGAACATGATCCTATAAGATTGGATAAAGCTGTAGATATAGTGGCCATCCGGTTAAGAAATAAACTGCAAACAAGAAAAAGGTTTAGGCTTAAAAAATATTTACCATACGCTGCTGCTATACTGTTATTTTCAATAGCCGCCAACGCTTATTATGTTTTTATCAGACATAAGACTAAAATCGAAGAGCAGCATATTGTTGTTTCTGCAGAAGATATTAAACCTGGGCGTAATGCAGCTACGCTAACACTGGCGGATGGAAAAAAAATCTTTCTGAATGATGTATCTGTCGGTGCTATTACCAAAGATCAGGGAATATCAGTTTCTAAAACCAAGAGTGGGGAGCTTGTTTACACCCTTAGGGAAGCAAATGGTATCCCGGCAAATACTATAAATACATTATCTACTGCAAATGGCGAAACCTACCAAATCGTCTTGTCTGATGGCACCAGAGTGTGGATTAACGCCGCTACCACTATACAATACTATGCCAATCTAGGTGCGAGTAGGTCTAGGAATGTTAAGCTTTTAGCCGGGGAGGCTTACTTCGAAGTACAGAAAGATAAAAATCGTCCTTTTATTGTTGAAACGCCATCCCAAAAGGTAGAAGTTCTCGGCACCCATTTTAATATCAATAGTTATGCTGATGAAGAAAAGACGGTAACCACCCTTGCGGAAGGGTCCGTAAAAGTTTCGACTTCAGGAGACAGGGTTCGCCACTTTATCCTAAAGCCTGGGCAGCAATCTTTAAATTCCAACAACAATATTCAGGTTAAGCAGGCGGATCTCCAGGTGGCATTGGCTTGGAAAGACGGCAAAATCTACTTTAAAGACGCTCCGATCCAGGAAGTGCTTAGACAGGTAAGCCGATGGTATAATATTCAGGTCGAATATCAGGGCGCACCCACAGAGGAGGTTTTTAATGGCGGTATTAAGCGGAGTGCAAACCTTTCGGGCGTGCTGAGGATACTTGAGCTGAGCAATGTAAATTTTAAGTTGATCAAAAGAAATAATAATAATGTATTAATCGTCACCAAAACAAATTAA